Proteins from a genomic interval of Sulfitobacter sp. D7:
- the pcaG gene encoding protocatechuate 3,4-dioxygenase subunit alpha, translated as MVQTLDYLKETASQTAGPYVHIGLVPGDAGFDIYDHELGRDIAGPKAAGTRITVTGTVTDGTGAPVKDILVEVWQANAAGIYPGKGEVEDGFRGWGRVTPDFETGVFSFETVKPGKVTGPDARPMAPHINLWLVARGINVGLNTRMYFGDEDAANAADPVLTLIEQPLRRETLIAHADGNAYHFDIRLQGAGETVFFDL; from the coding sequence ATGGTGCAAACACTCGACTACCTCAAAGAAACCGCATCTCAGACGGCTGGGCCCTATGTTCACATCGGGCTCGTGCCCGGCGACGCCGGCTTCGATATCTACGACCACGAACTGGGGCGGGACATTGCTGGCCCGAAGGCTGCAGGTACACGTATCACCGTCACCGGTACGGTAACCGACGGCACCGGCGCGCCGGTTAAGGACATTTTAGTTGAGGTCTGGCAGGCAAACGCTGCAGGCATCTATCCCGGAAAAGGCGAGGTTGAAGACGGCTTTCGCGGTTGGGGGAGGGTCACGCCCGATTTCGAGACCGGGGTATTCAGCTTTGAGACCGTGAAGCCCGGCAAGGTGACCGGGCCCGATGCCCGGCCAATGGCCCCGCACATCAATCTCTGGCTGGTGGCTCGGGGCATTAATGTCGGGCTCAACACGAGAATGTACTTCGGTGACGAAGACGCGGCCAACGCGGCTGACCCAGTCCTCACCCTGATTGAACAGCCCCTGCGCCGTGAGACGCTGATCGCGCACGCCGATGGCAACGCCTATCACTTCGACATTCGCCTACAGGGCGCGGGCGAAACCGTATTCTTCGATCTATGA
- the pcaC gene encoding 4-carboxymuconolactone decarboxylase, whose translation MTDRYDAGMKVRRAVLGDAHVDRATASETEFDSAFQTLITEAAWGTVWASDAISRRERSMITLALLAATKNFAEIPMHIRATANTGATRQDVIEVFQHVAIYAGVPAANHAIALAKQTYAEMEEEQS comes from the coding sequence ATGACCGATAGATATGACGCTGGAATGAAGGTGCGCCGCGCCGTGCTCGGAGATGCCCATGTAGACCGTGCGACCGCAAGCGAGACCGAGTTCGACAGCGCGTTCCAGACACTGATCACCGAAGCGGCTTGGGGAACTGTTTGGGCTTCTGATGCAATCTCGCGGCGAGAGCGGTCCATGATCACACTCGCGCTCTTGGCCGCGACCAAGAACTTCGCCGAAATCCCGATGCATATCCGCGCGACCGCCAATACCGGCGCCACCCGACAGGACGTGATCGAAGTATTCCAGCATGTCGCCATCTACGCCGGGGTGCCCGCCGCGAACCACGCGATCGCGCTGGCCAAACAGACCTATGCAGAAATGGAGGAGGAACAATCATGA
- a CDS encoding TetR/AcrR family transcriptional regulator: protein MTTSAKTSTSRQRTSWKQDPEAVKADILRVARAEFAAHGLSGARVQDIAEKTKTSKRMIFYYFKDKESLYREVLEQAYNDVREGERALELENLDPVEALSKLVKFTFSHHRDNEDFIRLVMIENIHRGIHLTASETIRSGNTPAVDQLKEILERGREMKVFRSDIDPLRLHWKISALCFFNVSNEPTFTRVFGDEIVSQEGQRKLKEEIVSTILNSVLAVPVSGS from the coding sequence ATGACCACATCCGCCAAAACATCAACGAGTCGTCAGCGCACTTCATGGAAGCAGGACCCCGAAGCCGTTAAAGCGGATATCCTTCGCGTGGCACGAGCGGAGTTCGCCGCCCACGGCTTGTCAGGCGCGCGGGTGCAGGACATCGCGGAGAAGACAAAAACGTCCAAGCGGATGATTTTTTACTACTTCAAGGACAAAGAGAGCCTCTATCGCGAAGTACTCGAACAGGCCTACAACGATGTGCGAGAAGGCGAGAGGGCCCTTGAGCTGGAGAACCTCGACCCTGTTGAAGCTCTCTCTAAGCTGGTCAAATTTACCTTTTCACACCACCGCGACAACGAAGATTTTATCCGCTTGGTGATGATTGAGAACATTCATCGAGGCATACATCTGACCGCCTCGGAAACCATTCGATCAGGCAACACGCCGGCGGTTGATCAGTTAAAAGAAATCCTCGAGCGTGGACGCGAGATGAAAGTGTTTCGCTCGGACATCGATCCCCTTCGGCTACATTGGAAAATAAGCGCCCTGTGCTTTTTTAACGTGTCCAACGAACCTACCTTCACCCGGGTTTTTGGGGATGAGATCGTCTCCCAAGAGGGGCAAAGAAAGCTTAAAGAAGAGATTGTCAGCACGATTTTGAACTCGGTCTTGGCAGTCCCGGTTTCCGGTTCCTGA
- a CDS encoding TRAP transporter large permease: protein MVYIILIAGLLIGVPIAFAILASLSYFMAVGEAPYALRIVATELFNGLNSYPLLAIPLFVLAGELMNESGITGRIIAFANVLVGRMRAGLAMVNIWASVIFAGLSGSAVADTSAIGRVFIPEMEKHGYDRAYAAALTAASSVIGPIIPPSIPVIIYALIVTGVSVPALFMAGVIPGLLLAVFLSGYVMLTVDMTKIRQAADDMPDAQPAREALLGGILPLLMPVFVVGSILLGVVTPTEAASFAVAYALVVGLFVYRKIAFRRLPIIFTEAMRDSAVILIIIAAVSAANWLLAYNRVPNMLTDWVLGNVDSKTTFLIAVILLFLFVGLFLEGIAAMLVLVPILHPIAVSLGIDPVHFGILVIFNLMIGLITPPLGLCLFVAEGIAGVGMARMVKAILPFFLVEVLVLLVLTFVPQTVTWLPQVLGY from the coding sequence ATGGTCTATATCATCCTTATCGCAGGGCTTCTCATCGGTGTGCCGATTGCCTTCGCGATCCTCGCCTCTTTGAGCTATTTCATGGCGGTGGGTGAAGCCCCCTACGCGCTGCGCATCGTCGCGACCGAACTGTTCAACGGGCTGAACTCCTACCCGTTGCTGGCCATTCCGCTTTTTGTGCTGGCTGGCGAATTGATGAACGAGAGCGGTATTACCGGACGGATCATCGCTTTTGCCAACGTCCTTGTAGGTCGGATGCGCGCCGGGCTTGCGATGGTCAACATCTGGGCCTCGGTCATCTTCGCGGGTCTGTCTGGCTCCGCTGTCGCCGACACCTCTGCCATCGGCCGGGTATTTATCCCCGAAATGGAAAAACATGGCTATGACCGTGCCTATGCGGCGGCCCTGACAGCGGCCTCATCGGTTATCGGACCGATTATTCCCCCTTCGATACCGGTCATCATCTATGCGTTAATCGTCACCGGGGTCTCGGTCCCTGCCCTGTTCATGGCCGGCGTGATCCCCGGCTTGTTACTGGCCGTCTTTCTCTCCGGCTACGTCATGCTAACGGTTGATATGACCAAGATCCGGCAGGCGGCCGACGACATGCCCGACGCGCAACCGGCCCGAGAGGCGCTGCTTGGGGGCATCTTGCCACTGCTGATGCCGGTTTTTGTTGTGGGATCGATCCTGCTTGGCGTGGTGACACCCACAGAGGCCGCCAGCTTTGCGGTCGCCTATGCGTTGGTTGTAGGCCTTTTTGTCTATCGCAAGATTGCATTTAGACGCCTTCCTATCATCTTTACCGAAGCGATGCGCGATAGCGCCGTGATCCTAATCATCATCGCGGCGGTTTCGGCAGCCAACTGGCTGTTGGCCTACAACCGTGTTCCCAACATGCTGACCGATTGGGTGTTGGGCAATGTTGACAGCAAGACCACGTTCTTGATCGCCGTCATCCTTCTGTTTCTCTTTGTCGGTCTCTTCCTCGAAGGCATCGCCGCGATGCTGGTGCTGGTGCCGATCCTCCACCCTATCGCCGTAAGTCTGGGCATTGATCCGGTTCACTTCGGCATTCTGGTGATTTTCAACCTGATGATCGGCCTGATTACCCCGCCTCTGGGCCTCTGTCTGTTTGTGGCAGAGGGCATTGCGGGCGTCGGCATGGCGCGCATGGTCAAGGCAATCCTGCCATTCTTTCTGGTCGAGGTACTGGTCCTGCTGGTTCTTACATTTGTGCCGCAGACAGTGACTTGGCTGCCGCAAGTCCTGGGGTATTGA
- the pcaH gene encoding protocatechuate 3,4-dioxygenase subunit beta: MSNGDLIQRDRTWHPPALTPDYKTSVARSPRHALLSLQNSDSELTGPTFGQGDIAEIDNDLILNYAKTGDPIGERIIVHGRVLDENARPVPNTLVEIWQANAGGRYRHKKDSYLAPIDPDFGGCGRTLTDDNGYYVFRTVKPGAYPWRNWVNNWRPAHIHFSVFGTAFAQRLITQMYFEGDPLIAKCPIVQSIPEQRAVDQLVAALDLNASLPLDSIAYKFDIVLRGRRSTFFENRPEGN, encoded by the coding sequence ATGAGCAATGGCGACCTCATCCAACGTGACCGCACATGGCATCCGCCTGCCCTTACGCCCGATTACAAAACCAGTGTCGCGCGCTCGCCGCGCCATGCGCTTTTGTCGCTGCAAAACTCGGACAGCGAACTGACCGGACCGACCTTTGGGCAAGGCGACATTGCAGAGATCGACAATGATCTGATCCTGAACTACGCCAAAACAGGAGACCCTATTGGGGAGCGCATTATCGTGCATGGTCGTGTCTTGGACGAAAACGCGCGGCCGGTTCCGAACACCCTTGTCGAGATCTGGCAGGCGAACGCAGGGGGCCGCTATCGGCACAAGAAAGATAGTTACCTCGCGCCGATCGATCCGGACTTTGGCGGCTGCGGTCGCACGCTGACCGATGACAATGGGTACTACGTCTTCCGCACTGTCAAACCCGGCGCCTATCCATGGCGGAACTGGGTCAACAACTGGCGGCCGGCCCATATCCATTTTTCTGTATTCGGGACCGCTTTTGCGCAGCGCCTGATCACCCAAATGTACTTCGAGGGCGACCCCCTCATCGCCAAATGCCCAATTGTGCAATCCATTCCGGAACAACGCGCCGTTGATCAGCTTGTCGCCGCATTGGATCTAAACGCCTCCCTGCCGCTCGATAGCATTGCCTATAAATTCGACATTGTCCTTCGGGGACGCCGCTCGACCTTCTTCGAAAACCGGCCAGAAGGGAACTAA
- a CDS encoding shikimate dehydrogenase: MLIGLVGRGIQQSRTPRMHMAEGAAQGHRILYQILDADAFPRGEAPLEKIVDAAELCGFAGLNVTFPYKIDVMAFLDELSPNARAIGAVNTVVFRNGRRIGHNTDKWGFEEGFRRNLPDAKMGHVLQIGAGGAGVAVAHALLSLGADRLTITDTNTARAAALVTQLSQNAGAAQVDAIGLDQLPEIAPTGVVNATPMGMAKLPGSAYPVELLHPDLWVADIVYFPLETELLAAARAAGCRVLLGSGMAVYQAVRAYELFTGRKPDPMRMKATFDAFIS, from the coding sequence TTGTTGATCGGACTGGTGGGCCGAGGCATTCAACAGTCCCGCACCCCAAGGATGCACATGGCCGAGGGAGCTGCCCAAGGGCATCGCATTCTTTACCAAATTCTTGATGCCGATGCTTTTCCGCGAGGGGAGGCCCCGCTGGAAAAAATCGTCGACGCCGCCGAGCTTTGCGGTTTTGCCGGGTTGAACGTGACCTTTCCCTATAAAATTGACGTCATGGCCTTCTTGGACGAGTTATCTCCGAACGCCCGCGCCATTGGGGCCGTCAACACCGTGGTCTTTCGCAACGGGCGTCGCATCGGTCACAACACTGACAAATGGGGGTTCGAAGAAGGCTTCCGTCGGAACTTGCCGGACGCGAAAATGGGCCATGTTCTGCAAATTGGCGCGGGCGGCGCAGGGGTTGCTGTCGCTCATGCGCTCCTGTCCCTTGGTGCCGATCGCTTGACGATCACTGACACGAACACGGCGCGCGCCGCAGCTCTGGTGACGCAGCTTTCCCAAAATGCTGGTGCCGCGCAGGTCGATGCCATCGGTCTCGACCAACTACCGGAGATCGCTCCTACAGGTGTCGTAAACGCGACCCCCATGGGGATGGCGAAGCTGCCGGGCTCGGCCTACCCGGTCGAATTGCTGCATCCCGATTTATGGGTCGCCGATATTGTCTATTTCCCGCTTGAAACCGAGCTGCTTGCCGCCGCGCGCGCGGCAGGATGCCGGGTTTTGCTGGGCTCTGGAATGGCCGTCTATCAGGCCGTGCGGGCCTATGAACTCTTTACCGGGCGCAAGCCCGACCCGATGCGGATGAAAGCCACATTCGACGCTTTCATCTCATGA
- a CDS encoding TRAP transporter small permease: protein MDRLNRIVAQVFGWGAGLSMMLVFAIIFINSLRRYTVGQSVQWGEELPVYLAAYGVMFGISMAYMQDRHIRFTILIDFLSDQRKTLMFALSDLVMMVTGVLLVLSGLAFLERRGNTMSSGMFGLARWLEKSTGIEAFAALGTLGVYQFSLILGGAMITFAAVLKFVERLIALRGN from the coding sequence ATGGACAGACTGAATAGAATAGTTGCTCAAGTCTTCGGCTGGGGAGCCGGGCTTTCGATGATGCTGGTGTTTGCGATCATCTTCATCAATTCCCTACGGCGCTACACCGTGGGCCAGTCGGTCCAATGGGGCGAGGAACTGCCGGTCTATCTGGCTGCCTATGGCGTGATGTTCGGCATCTCAATGGCCTATATGCAAGACCGCCATATCCGCTTCACGATCCTGATCGATTTTCTGAGCGACCAGCGCAAGACACTGATGTTCGCGCTCAGCGACCTTGTGATGATGGTAACCGGAGTGCTGCTGGTCCTTTCTGGCCTCGCCTTTCTCGAACGTCGCGGCAACACAATGTCCTCCGGCATGTTCGGTCTGGCACGCTGGCTGGAAAAGAGCACAGGGATCGAGGCCTTTGCTGCGCTCGGCACCCTTGGCGTCTACCAGTTTTCGCTGATCCTTGGCGGCGCAATGATCACCTTTGCGGCGGTTCTGAAATTCGTCGAGCGCCTGATCGCGCTCCGGGGGAACTGA
- a CDS encoding bifunctional sugar phosphate isomerase/epimerase/4-hydroxyphenylpyruvate dioxygenase family protein translates to MKTSIATVSISGNFPEKLEAIAAAGFDGIEIFEQDFIAHDGDPKEVGDMIRAMGLEITLFQPFRDFEGLPEPHRAKVFDRVERKFDLMQDLGTDLVLICSSCHPEALGGIDRSAADFNALGDRAAKRGLRVGYEALAWGRHVNDHRDAWEIVRRADHGSVGLILDSFHTLARRIDPETIRRIPGDKIFFVQLADAPAIDMDLLYWSRHFRNMPGEGDLDVTGFMKAVMATGYTGPISLEIFNDQFRGGHPKTIAKDGYRSLVALMDDVRREEPATTPTSPALPKRSKVEGVSFVEFATRGTEADALERLLETLGFTLSGTHIAKKLSLWTQGDIRTVVNRETTGYASSAYTTHGTTVCDIGISVDAATETVSRAKALGAAPFHQPIGPGELDIPAIRGLSGSVLHFIDQGSGLNDVWSVEFNQTDAEQTHAGLTSIDHIAQTMSYDEMLSWSLFYTTLFDMGKSPMVDVVDPDGLVRSQALETRDGAFRITLNGAETHRTMAGNFLADSFGASVQHIALASEDIFATSSAMRAKGFEPLPISDNYYADLVARFDLDADMLTALKVGNILYDEDAKGAFFQFYSRPYAGGMFFEIVERRGGYAGYGAPNAPFRIAAQKRLMRPKGMPKK, encoded by the coding sequence ATGAAAACATCCATCGCAACAGTGTCCATATCCGGCAATTTCCCGGAGAAACTCGAAGCCATTGCCGCTGCCGGTTTTGATGGTATCGAAATCTTCGAACAGGACTTTATCGCCCATGACGGGGACCCCAAAGAAGTGGGCGACATGATCCGCGCCATGGGTCTCGAGATCACCCTCTTTCAGCCATTCCGCGATTTCGAAGGTTTGCCAGAACCGCACCGGGCAAAGGTTTTTGATCGGGTGGAACGCAAGTTTGACCTGATGCAAGATCTTGGCACAGACCTTGTTCTTATCTGTTCGAGCTGCCACCCGGAGGCTCTAGGCGGCATCGACCGGTCTGCGGCGGACTTCAACGCGCTCGGCGACAGGGCGGCCAAGCGCGGCCTGCGGGTCGGCTATGAAGCGCTGGCGTGGGGGCGGCACGTCAATGACCACCGCGACGCATGGGAAATCGTGCGCCGCGCCGATCACGGCTCGGTTGGCCTGATCCTCGACAGCTTTCACACGCTGGCACGCAGGATTGATCCCGAAACCATTCGCCGCATTCCCGGCGACAAGATCTTCTTTGTGCAACTCGCCGATGCCCCTGCAATTGACATGGACCTGCTCTATTGGTCGCGCCACTTTCGCAATATGCCGGGGGAAGGTGATCTGGATGTAACAGGCTTCATGAAGGCAGTCATGGCCACCGGGTATACGGGGCCAATTTCACTGGAGATCTTCAACGATCAGTTCCGCGGGGGCCATCCCAAGACCATCGCAAAGGACGGCTATCGATCTTTAGTCGCCTTGATGGACGACGTGCGGCGTGAAGAACCGGCGACGACGCCGACATCCCCCGCTCTGCCAAAACGCTCGAAGGTCGAAGGGGTGTCCTTCGTCGAGTTCGCCACCCGGGGCACAGAAGCCGATGCGCTGGAGCGATTGCTCGAAACGCTCGGCTTCACTCTCTCCGGCACCCATATCGCCAAAAAGCTGTCCCTATGGACCCAAGGCGATATACGGACCGTGGTGAACCGGGAGACCACCGGCTATGCCAGCAGCGCCTATACGACCCACGGCACAACCGTCTGCGACATCGGCATTTCCGTCGATGCGGCGACTGAGACCGTAAGCCGTGCCAAAGCGCTTGGGGCCGCGCCCTTTCATCAGCCGATTGGCCCCGGAGAGTTGGATATACCGGCCATTCGCGGGCTAAGCGGCAGTGTCCTGCATTTCATCGATCAAGGCAGCGGGCTGAATGATGTCTGGTCGGTCGAGTTCAACCAGACCGACGCCGAGCAGACCCATGCGGGCCTGACAAGCATCGATCACATTGCCCAGACCATGAGCTATGACGAAATGCTCAGTTGGTCCTTGTTTTATACCACGCTGTTCGACATGGGAAAATCTCCGATGGTCGATGTGGTAGACCCCGACGGGCTGGTGCGCAGCCAAGCTTTGGAAACCCGAGACGGCGCGTTTCGCATCACGCTTAATGGCGCAGAAACTCATCGCACCATGGCAGGCAACTTCCTTGCCGATAGCTTTGGCGCCTCCGTGCAGCACATCGCACTGGCGAGCGAAGACATCTTTGCCACCAGCAGCGCGATGCGGGCCAAAGGGTTCGAGCCACTGCCAATATCGGACAACTATTACGCCGACCTCGTCGCGCGGTTCGATCTAGATGCCGACATGCTTACCGCCCTGAAGGTCGGAAACATACTCTATGATGAGGATGCAAAAGGGGCGTTCTTCCAGTTCTACTCGCGTCCTTACGCGGGGGGCATGTTCTTTGAAATCGTCGAGCGTCGTGGCGGATACGCGGGCTACGGCGCCCCCAATGCCCCCTTTAGAATTGCCGCTCAGAAACGACTGATGCGCCCGAAAGGAATGCCAAAGAAATGA
- a CDS encoding DctP family TRAP transporter solute-binding subunit, with amino-acid sequence MRFNFTTLTTATALALGLAAAGAQAQTLRIAHVDPDEWTGSKKGAAAQIFRNIVEGETDLEVEIFPAGALGNEDELVGQVQEGLLQMAIVSGAMSKACPAASVLDIPYTFSSATVAWEVLDGEFGEALSEHCLEQTGMRTLAYGETGFRNFTNNVREIRTPADMEGLKFRVQPIPLYLEMVSGLGGEPTPIAWTELPNALSTGVVDGQENPVGVIYNNGLHQLQKYMILDGHVYAADFIVVSDEFFQTLTAPQQEVVTRAAIVAGNMGRSIQQWTTAQGVLSVQEEGMQVYSPTAEELAMFAEKAQPAVVEFLRGELGENATWIDELQSAVAATQ; translated from the coding sequence ATGCGTTTCAATTTTACCACCCTCACCACGGCCACGGCGCTCGCCCTTGGCCTTGCCGCCGCCGGCGCACAGGCTCAGACCCTGCGCATTGCCCATGTTGATCCCGATGAGTGGACCGGCTCCAAGAAAGGCGCGGCGGCCCAGATTTTCCGCAACATTGTCGAAGGCGAGACTGATCTGGAAGTTGAAATCTTCCCGGCGGGTGCTTTGGGTAACGAAGACGAACTGGTCGGGCAAGTTCAGGAAGGCCTTCTGCAAATGGCCATCGTATCGGGGGCCATGTCCAAAGCCTGCCCCGCGGCCTCGGTTCTCGACATCCCCTACACGTTCTCTTCTGCAACCGTCGCTTGGGAGGTGCTTGACGGTGAATTCGGTGAAGCACTGTCTGAGCACTGTCTTGAGCAGACCGGCATGCGGACCTTGGCCTATGGTGAAACCGGCTTTCGCAATTTTACCAACAACGTGCGCGAAATTCGTACCCCAGCCGATATGGAAGGCTTGAAATTTCGGGTGCAGCCGATCCCACTCTATCTTGAGATGGTCAGCGGCTTAGGCGGCGAACCGACCCCGATCGCATGGACGGAACTGCCGAATGCGTTGTCCACCGGTGTGGTTGACGGGCAAGAGAACCCGGTCGGCGTCATCTACAATAACGGTCTGCATCAACTCCAAAAATACATGATCCTTGATGGTCACGTTTACGCGGCAGACTTTATCGTCGTCAGCGATGAATTCTTCCAGACCCTCACCGCCCCCCAGCAAGAGGTCGTGACCCGCGCCGCCATCGTGGCCGGCAATATGGGCCGCTCAATCCAGCAGTGGACAACGGCGCAGGGCGTGCTTTCGGTTCAAGAAGAAGGCATGCAGGTCTATTCGCCCACCGCAGAAGAACTCGCCATGTTTGCCGAGAAAGCGCAGCCAGCAGTGGTTGAGTTCCTGCGCGGCGAATTGGGCGAGAACGCCACTTGGATCGATGAGCTCCAATCGGCAGTGGCAGCAACGCAATAA